A region from the Salvia splendens isolate huo1 chromosome 15, SspV2, whole genome shotgun sequence genome encodes:
- the LOC121768100 gene encoding uncharacterized protein LOC121768100 isoform X1 — MTPYTLDEFFTDEQIEVALNSKTTTEVLVGDDDEPQNVKTPSATKKKGRKRKVEEVLESMLDVMTKIHDDTSDHLQTLSSRIGYDFDLSAKRVEISKMLDDIPLLPKKHRFLALDILVKEPERLDLFTGFSLTDKHDYILHILEEKHGI; from the coding sequence ATGACTCCTTACACCCTAGACGAGTTCTTCACAGATGAACAAATCGAGGTAGCACTCAACTCTAAGACTACTACAGAGGTGCTGGTGGGTGACGATGACGAGCCACAGAACGTGAAGACTCCATCTGCTACCAAGAAAAAAGGCCGCAAAAGGAAGGTAGAGGAGGTGTTGGAGTCGATGCTAGATGTGATGACCAAGATACACGATGATACTAGTGATCATCTTCAAACGTTATCGTCACGCATCGGCTACGACTTTGATTTGAGCGCAAAACGAGTTGAGATCAGCAAAATGCTTGATGATATCCCTCTTCTCCCTAAGAAGCACAGATTCCTGGCATTGGACATCCTTGTGAAGGAGCCCGAACGCTTGGATCTGTTCACCGGGTTCTCCTTGACGGACAAGCATGACTACATCCTCCATATCTTAGAGGAGAAGCATGGGATATGA
- the LOC121768100 gene encoding uncharacterized protein LOC121768100 isoform X2, with translation MSGNGKGKRICEGNPSGVAKGGNLEKVKIDRTRRTWTKREEEVLIIALHDLVAGGWKADNGFRPGYATRVYQVMKREIPDTQLKVSPHINSKIHTWKREYGTLSNILDRRGVGFNANNDFKIECNDEQWAQIVKADINAKTMRNKP, from the exons ATGTCGGGAAATGGCAAGGGAAAACGCATATGCGAGGGCAACCCGTCGG GTGTTGCAAAAGGTGGAAATTTGGAAAAGGTTAAGATCGACCGAACACGACGTACCTGGACCAAACGCGAGGAGGAGGTCCTTATTATCGCGCTGCACGATCTTGTGGCTGGTGGGTGGAAAGCTGATAATGGTTTTCGCCCCGGCTACGCCACGAGGGTGTACCAAGTGATGAAACGTGAGATCCCAGACACTCAGCTGAAGGTGTCTCCGCACATCAATTCGAAAATCCATACATGGAAGCGCGAATATGGAACTCTGTCCAACATCCTTGATCGCAGAGGTGTCGGCTTCAATGCTAATAATGACTTCAAGATTGAGTGCAATGACGAGCAGTGGGCCCAAATTGTTAAG GCTGACATCAATGCGAAGACTATGCGCAACAAGCCGTGA
- the LOC121766826 gene encoding uncharacterized protein LOC121766826, whose translation MVKERQRKMKEAETVVIMIEDIVRTQQQDLLTILNMVWTIITSSNIGNNELATITYNMSSKLPAQVRHMDRLFGLTDRDCISNLRMDRNAFGRLCRILRDRCGLVDQRYVRVEEQGCLGALDGTYINVRVSIADTPRYRSRNRRIATNTLAICDRFLRFVYILPGWEGSADSRVLRDAVTRPNGLKVRKGTYYLCDNGYANSEGFLTPFKGVRYHLKEWGPQNQRPTSPRELFNMRHTMARNIIERAFAVLKMRWGILRSASFYPIETQTRLIMTCFLLHNYIRGEMQADSVEQELDDAALEGDGGQRADGDDQNDVEYVDAVESTPGWNQMRQDLADYMWQNQ comes from the exons ATGGTTAAAGAAAGACAACGAAAGATGAAGGAGGCGGAGACAGTTGTAATTATGATTGAGGACATTGTGAGGACACAACAACAAGACCTGCTCACAATTTTGAACATGGTCTGGACAATTATTACCTCGTCGAATATTGGAAATAATGAACTTGCAACTATCACCTACAACATGTCGTCAAAGCTTCCTGCTCAAGTAAGACACATGGATAGACTGTTTGGTCTAACTGATAGAGACTGCATCAGCAACCTCCGAATGGATCGCAATGCATTTGGGCGTTTATGTCGGATTCTACGCGACAGGTGCGGTTTGGTTGATCAAAGATACGTCCGAGTGGAGGAGCAG GGGTGCCTTGGTGCACTAGATGGGACGTACATAAATGTGCGTGTTAGCATCGCTGATACACCTCGCTACCGGTCGCGCAACCGCCGGATTGCAACAAACACACTAGCAATTTGTGACCGGTTCCTAAGGTTCGTGTACATTCTACCTGGATGGGAGGGGTCTGCTGACTCGAGGGTTCTTCGCGACGCTGTGACTCGGCCCAATGGTCTCAAAGTCCGAAAAG GAACGTATTACTTGTGTGACAACGGATATGCGAACAGTGAAGGCTTCCTAACTCCTTTCAAAGGTGTCCGGTACCATCTGAAAGAGTGGGGCCCCCAAAATCAGAGGCCGACCAGTCCAAGAGAACTATTCAACATGCGCCATACAATGGCGCGTAACATAATAGAGCGTGCATTTGCCGTGTTGAAGATGCGGTGGGGTATTTTGCGTAGCGCTTCCTTCTACCCTATTGAGACCCAAACCCGACTCATTATGACTTGCTTCCTATTGCACAATTACATTAGAGGAGAAATGCAAGCAGATTCAGTGGAACAAGAATTGGACGACGCCGCACTTGAAGGTGATGGGGGACAGCGGGCTGACGGTGATGaccaaaatgatgtggagtACGTTGACGCAGTCGAATCAACACCGGGGTGGAACCAAATGCGTCAAGACCTCGCTGACTACATGTGGCAGAATCAGTAA